Genomic DNA from Marinobacter sp. LV10MA510-1:
ATCAACGTGATTCCCGATGCAGCAATTCTCATCGATCGGGACCGGAATATTATTAGTGCCCACTTGTTAAAGCAGCCGACATTTTTTACCGCTGTGACACAATTGGAAAGCGCTTCACTGGACACCCTCATACCAAAGCATTCAAGAACCGCTTACGAACAGCACGTTGAGTGATGGATTAGGGTGCGGGGTATAGTTCTGGTGGCAGCGGAGCCCACTTAGGCTGTTTTTTGGCGAGATTGGTGCTTCATCGGCTGTTAGCTGAGCTAGTTCGGCTTCGATGGCGGCAAGGTCGCTATCGATAAGCTCATCCAGCAGGTTGCCCTAAAGCGCGTCCAGTTGTTCGCTACGTTGAGCGAACTTATGACGCTTAAGGATCGCCACTTCGTGGGTCAGTTTTTCGATAACCGCATCATGGTGGATCAGAGCCCGATCTTTGTTCTCCATGCGACCGAACAGATCCGACAACAGAGCGCGAAGCTGTTCGTTAGAGAGTTGATTAAAATCGGGACGACGTTGTGACCTACCGAACAGTATGCCAAGCCACGAACACAGTGACGATGCGCCATTTTGGTGATGGTCTAAGCGGTCGACTTATGGTTACAGAACCGAGATGACACCGGCGGCCCCCAGACGCTGCCAGGGCAGCCCCTGAACCAAAGCGGCTAACTTCTCATCAGTTAAACACAGTTGATCACCGCGCCAAGATTCGCCCCAGTGGAATTTGCCGCGATTCAGTCGGCAGGCACAGAGCCAGATGCCCAGGCCATCGTGGGTCAGCACTTTCATTCGATTGCCGCGTTTGTTGGCGAACAAATAAGCGCAGTGGGGCCTGGCTGAACCGAACACCTGAACGACACGCGCCAGCGCCGTGCCCGGCCCAGCTCGCATGTCTAGCGGCTCTGTGGCCAACCAGATTTCATCGATGCGGATCATTGCAACAGGTTGCGTAGAAGCGCTACGCACTGATGAGCCTGATCGGCTGGCCTCTCCACTACAATCGGGTCGCCGGCTCGGGGAATCTCAATGCGGATGGTGCTGCGCTTTTCAGCTACTGGGGGCGCCGCCGCCGGTAAATTGATAGGCACAAAGGCTAGCGATAGGTTTTTACCTGTTTGCTTCGACTCTCTGATCCAGCGCCGAAACTGGTTGGCATTGAGATCATTGTCCAAAGCAATACGGGAAACAGAAATAAGTGGACACTATCTTGACGGCTGCGGCGTCAGACTCAAGACGGGTTTACTAGACGCTCACCGCTAATCACCACCACAGACTGTTGACGAGGATTTTTCTCAGCCCGGCAAGTTCTCACCTGTTTTGCGAACATTTGAGAAGGCCGTTTTCAAGATAGGTTGCTGAGCCAAAATAAGACCTCCATCGTTTGTAAGTTTTTGCAGAGTTATAGCAAATTTGATTTGACGAATTAACCAGACGAGCGACTATAATTTGAGTATTCGGTGGTCACGTCTTCACGTGACCACCGAATACTCAAGGAAAAGCTCCCGCGCCCTCTTGGCCCTGCCATATGTGCGCGTGATGGTGCAGACTTCTAACGAATATTTCTTGGTTTCCGGCACCAGAGCGCGCAAATCTCCTGCCTCAACGTGCCGCTGAACGTAGGTGTCTGGCATAAACCCGATGTAGGCGCCGGACAAAATCATAGCAAGCCGCGCTTCGTAGAAATACGAAATCGCTGCCTTGTTCATATCCGCCAATTGAGCGCCAACCTCGGGGCTGGTGTGAATGCCTGCGTGTACAACTTTACTGGAGAGAATCTCGTCCAACAGTTGTGGCGATGCCTTTGCGTTGAAAAGCGGATGTGTGCGACTGCAGTACAGGTGGCATTCGTCAGCGTAAAGACGGCGATAATCCAGCCCAGTGAGCTGGCGATGAAAAGGAATTAAACCTATATCCGCCTCATCGTTCAGGACCATCCGTTCGATATCGCTGAGCGATCTCACGTCCAGCAAAACATTAACATGCGGCGCTGCTTGCGAGAATTGAGCAATCGCCGCTGAAAGCCCGGATTGCGGATCCATGCAAATAGCATCGCTTGCGATAATTCGCAGCTCACCGGTAAGGCTGACGTGCAAAGCATTGACACCTGTGCGGAAGCCTTCGAGAGCCGACAGAAGTGTTTTCATCAGCTCATAAACTTCAGCGCCCTCCTCCGTCAATGAAAAACCGCCCCTGCCGCGCAAGCAAAGCTTGAGGTTCAGCCGATCTTCCAGGTTGGCAATATGAGTGCTGATGGTTGAGCG
This window encodes:
- the tnpB gene encoding IS66 family insertion sequence element accessory protein TnpB (TnpB, as the term is used for proteins encoded by IS66 family insertion elements, is considered an accessory protein, since TnpC, encoded by a neighboring gene, is a DDE family transposase.), yielding MIRIDEIWLATEPLDMRAGPGTALARVVQVFGSARPHCAYLFANKRGNRMKVLTHDGLGIWLCACRLNRGKFHWGESWRGDQLCLTDEKLAALVQGLPWQRLGAAGVISVL
- a CDS encoding LysR family transcriptional regulator encodes the protein MKKDLKIRLGQIGDYEIRLLKVFEAVVESGGFSAAEGELSIGRSTISTHIANLEDRLNLKLCLRGRGGFSLTEEGAEVYELMKTLLSALEGFRTGVNALHVSLTGELRIIASDAICMDPQSGLSAAIAQFSQAAPHVNVLLDVRSLSDIERMVLNDEADIGLIPFHRQLTGLDYRRLYADECHLYCSRTHPLFNAKASPQLLDEILSSKVVHAGIHTSPEVGAQLADMNKAAISYFYEARLAMILSGAYIGFMPDTYVQRHVEAGDLRALVPETKKYSLEVCTITRTYGRAKRARELFLEYSVVT